The genomic interval TGGATACCAACAAAACCGACAACCTCATCTTAAGCGTCGCCCTGGAGGTGCAGCGCCGCGAGCCGGAGGTGCCCTGCATCTTCGTCTCCAAAGACGTGAACCTGCGGGTGCGCGCCAACATCCTGGGCCTGGCCGCCGAGAAGTACGAAGAGCAAGACGTCGTCTCGGTGCAGGAACTCTACAGCGGGTCCAGCGAGCTGGAGGTGCCCAACGACTGGATCGATGCGATTCATGAGCGGGGCGCGCTTGAAGTCAGCGTTGAGGAGCTCGCCGAACACCGCGCCGACTCGACTCGTCGGCGCGGCACACACTTCTACACCAACGAGTACCTCTGGCTTCGCGCCGCCGGGGGTCCGCAGAATACCCTGGGACGCGTCACGGTGAATGCGGAGTCTGGCGAGGTGACGATTCGCCCGCTGAGCAAAGCGCGCGATCATGTCTGGGGCATCCGCCCTCGCAACCGTGAGCAGGCTTTCGCGCTCGATGCGTTGCTCGACGATGACATCAAGGTCGTCACACTCATCGGGAAGGCGGGTACCGGGAAGACGCTTCTGGCGATCGCCGCCGGTCTTCAGAAAGTCACCGAGGAGCGCAGCCACCACAAGCTCCTGGTGAGCCGACCGGTGATCCCAATGGGGCGCGATCTGGGCTATCTTCCGGGGACGGTCGAAGAGAAGCTCGACCCCTGGATGCGCCCGATCTTCGACAACGTTGAATACCTGATGGGCATCAGCCACACCGACCGCCGTTCGGGACGCGGGGCCGATGAGCTCCGCTCGATGGGGATCATCGAGATCGAGCCTCTGACCTACATTCGCGGCCGCTCGCTGCCCAACCTCTACATGATCGTCGACGAGGCTCAGAACCTCACCCCCCACGAAGTAAAAACGATTCTGACGCGGGTGGGTGAGGGGACCAAGATTGTGCTCACCGGCGACCCCTACCAGATTGACAACCCCTATGTGGACAGCGAGTCCAACGGGTTGAGCTACCTGGTTAACCGCTTCAAGGGGCAGTCGCTGGCCGGTACGGTCACCCTCTTTAAGGGCGAGCGCTCCGACCTGGCGGAGATGGCGGCGAATCTTTTGTAAGGATCCTGCTTCGGCGTCAGCGACGTGCTTTTCGGCGTGAAAAAGCCGGCCTTCGGGCCGGCTTTTTTTGTGCCAGCCGGAGCTCTGAACGCGTCGAAGCGAAAGGGGGGAAGAGGGCGTGTGGGGCGGGTTTTATGGGGACGTCGGCGGACCGTGGGTCAGCACACAGGATGACCCACGGTCGACGTTGCGGAGGGGGCGGGACGCGCGACCGCCGGACGGGTTGATGACCGCCCGGGACGTGGCACCAGGGTGGGTTGAAGCCGATGTGCAGGCATAAAAAACGCGCCCCCGAAGGGGCGCGTTTTTTAGCTCAGACCATCAGGCGATGATCAGGGCGCGCGGGTGATGTCGACCTGCAACTCGAAGGTACCGGTCGCGCCGAAGTCCACGCTGTCGACCATGATGAAGTAGGTCTTGTCGCTGTTCGCCTCGAAGGTCAGCGACTCGGTGCCAGCGCCGAAGGTCGCGTCGGAGCCGACCTGACATTCCAGGGTCGCAATCTCAGCGTTCGCGCAGTTGCCGGTGATCCAGAATGCACCGTCAAACTGACTGGTCATCGTGGCGGTCAGCTCGTCACCCACCATCATCGGAACGGCGAAGACAACCTCGCCACCGGCGCCGCGCCAGCCGGTGCAACTCGTACCACTGGCTTCGCTGTAAGGCGTGTAGGTGTTGCTGTAGCCACTCAGCGAGTCGGTGTAGGTGTAGGTGTCGGTCAACACTTCGAAGGGGCGAGAGCAGGTGTCGCCTTCGCGATCCAGGCAGTACGCCTCGACGTTTTCGGGATCCGATTCGTCGAGCGCGCAACCGAAGTCACACTCGATAAGCTCCTGGTTGCCACGCTCGTCGCAGATCTCGATGGTCATGCCAACATCCACGCAGGCCTGGGTGCTGAGCGTGTCGCAGGGGGTGTCGAAGAACTCGAACGACACTTCAAACGCATCGTTGGTGAGGTCGACGCCCTGGGAGTGGTCGAGGATCAAGTAGTAGGTGCCACCTTCTTTTGAGATGTAGTCAATCTCGCTGCCACTACCAACCGCCGAGGCGACGCAGGTCGTGTCAATGTCGCTGGATTCAGCGCAGCTCTCTACAAGGTACATCACCGGATCGCCGTTGGAGGTATCGGCGGCCTGGTAATTCACAACCACACCCTCGGTCGGGTCGAGCTGAATCTGATACACCGCATCGCGACCGCTGGTCGCATCACCATCGTAACAGTCGGCGGCATCGGTGAGCACGTAGTCGCGACCAAAGCGCACGGCACCCGTTTTACCGAAGACGTCGGTAATGGTGGTCGAGGCGTCGATCAGGAGCGAGGAGCTGCACACGTTGTTGGGACTCTGTGGCCCGCCACACTGGGTGCCTGCCGGGTTGCATGCGAAGGGGCAGGGCTGGGAGTCCACAACGCTATCACCGGTCTCCGAGCAGGTCTGGAACGCACCGTTGGCGCAGAAGGTGCTGTTCGGTGCGCAGGCGCCCTGGCGGGTGTTGAGGCTCAGGGTGAAGGCGCCGGTTTCGGTGGCGGTGGTACCGGCGTCGACGACCACGTAGTAGGTGCCAGCTACTTCGGCGAAGAACTCCACGTACTGATTTTCGGCGTCGCCATCGAGCATGCCCACTTCGCAGGCACCACTGATGGTGTCGAGACCGGGGCAGTTGTTCAAGACATAGATGCCAGCGTAGACGTCGGTGGTGAGCGTGGCTTCCAGGATGTCGTTGGCATTGAGTTCCACGGCGAAGACCGCGTCGCGACCGCCGGGAGCGGCGCCTTCAAAGCAGCTGCTCGGGGCGTTGAGCTTGTTGGTGATGTTGGCGAAGTCGCCCTCAAAGCTCGCGCCGGGGGCAAGCGTGATGGCGTCGATGCAGCGGTCACCGCGGGGGGTGCCGCAGGCGCCGTCCACGCAGCCGCCTTCGCAGCCGTAGAAGGTGGGGAAGTCGCCGTTGCAGATGCTCAGGGTGTCGGCGTCGAAGCAACCGAGCACGGAGCCGTTGTCCAGACCTGCACAGACGGGATCTTCGATGGCGACGTCGAGTACGAACTCGCCTTCAGCGTCGCCTTCCTCAACAGCCTGAACGGCGAGGATGAAGGTGTCGGACACGGCGGCGACGTAGGTGAGGGTCTCGGTGCTGGACGCGCCGGCAATATTGGTAGCGCGCTGGCAGTTGAGGTTGGTCTCATCTTCGGAGCCTTCCGGCTGGATGTCGGGGCATCCGCGGGAGATCCACATCGCCATGTCGGCTTCGGCAGCCAGGGTCGCGGTGATGCGCTGACCGGCGACCAGGTCCACCGAGAAGTAACCGGTACCGCCAACCAGGTCGTCCTGGCGGCTGCTGGAGGCGAAGTTGCACTGGTCGCCGTCGAGCGAGCCGCCGGAGCCGTAGCGCACCTGCGCGCCCACACCCAGGTCACTGACGGTGCTGGAGTAGGTCATGCCTTCGGCGGCAAGGTCCACCGCCGCGCTGCAGACGGAGTTGGGGGCTTCGGCACACTGGTCGGCTTCTGCACCGCAGCCGAAGGGGCAGAAGGGAAGCTGAGTGTAGGCGTTACCAAAGGCGTTGCAGACCTCGCGCTGG from Lujinxingia sediminis carries:
- a CDS encoding PhoH family protein, translated to MKKNFVFDTNVLLHDPRAIFGFEDNTVIVPIYVIEEIDTFKRDMSELGRNAREVSRILDDYRSRGDLAEGVALDGGGLLKVSFDLLQDDSVKFLDTNKTDNLILSVALEVQRREPEVPCIFVSKDVNLRVRANILGLAAEKYEEQDVVSVQELYSGSSELEVPNDWIDAIHERGALEVSVEELAEHRADSTRRRGTHFYTNEYLWLRAAGGPQNTLGRVTVNAESGEVTIRPLSKARDHVWGIRPRNREQAFALDALLDDDIKVVTLIGKAGTGKTLLAIAAGLQKVTEERSHHKLLVSRPVIPMGRDLGYLPGTVEEKLDPWMRPIFDNVEYLMGISHTDRRSGRGADELRSMGIIEIEPLTYIRGRSLPNLYMIVDEAQNLTPHEVKTILTRVGEGTKIVLTGDPYQIDNPYVDSESNGLSYLVNRFKGQSLAGTVTLFKGERSDLAEMAANLL
- a CDS encoding dickkopf-related protein, encoding MGPDVDCDPDTEECGENPDGGGTGVCSDDNDCSAGRYCYDDSCVSETFICTLLNCAGQPGVCDPAARECVNAEVCTSVNDCLEGNLCVANRCEPEADLCSECSENEECVYDRTNLSVSCVDPTIVCEADTRSCDGDTLVVCNANGTQEARINCREGCDGTELRCILPEADSCADAYEVVDGDSFEIDWTEFSNYYQPSEESACVPINRLFNTSGADVAFSATVPPGEQLTVSMTSAVDYGAIYLLEECVDVVESCVEPSATDFIRGEDQFVRAAAYTNDTDAPVTLTIIADTGVGTLDNPATLDFSIGLPLCEPGTYQCAEGQREVCNAFGNAYTQLPFCPFGCGAEADQCAEAPNSVCSAAVDLAAEGMTYSSTVSDLGVGAQVRYGSGGSLDGDQCNFASSSRQDDLVGGTGYFSVDLVAGQRITATLAAEADMAMWISRGCPDIQPEGSEDETNLNCQRATNIAGASSTETLTYVAAVSDTFILAVQAVEEGDAEGEFVLDVAIEDPVCAGLDNGSVLGCFDADTLSICNGDFPTFYGCEGGCVDGACGTPRGDRCIDAITLAPGASFEGDFANITNKLNAPSSCFEGAAPGGRDAVFAVELNANDILEATLTTDVYAGIYVLNNCPGLDTISGACEVGMLDGDAENQYVEFFAEVAGTYYVVVDAGTTATETGAFTLSLNTRQGACAPNSTFCANGAFQTCSETGDSVVDSQPCPFACNPAGTQCGGPQSPNNVCSSSLLIDASTTITDVFGKTGAVRFGRDYVLTDAADCYDGDATSGRDAVYQIQLDPTEGVVVNYQAADTSNGDPVMYLVESCAESSDIDTTCVASAVGSGSEIDYISKEGGTYYLILDHSQGVDLTNDAFEVSFEFFDTPCDTLSTQACVDVGMTIEICDERGNQELIECDFGCALDESDPENVEAYCLDREGDTCSRPFEVLTDTYTYTDSLSGYSNTYTPYSEASGTSCTGWRGAGGEVVFAVPMMVGDELTATMTSQFDGAFWITGNCANAEIATLECQVGSDATFGAGTESLTFEANSDKTYFIMVDSVDFGATGTFELQVDITRAP